In one Spirosoma rigui genomic region, the following are encoded:
- a CDS encoding gluconate:H+ symporter — MPLLLTFAGILTLIFLIAYVKLDTFISFIIVSVGIGLASGMEVTAVGKAIQTGIGGTLGDLVLIIGFGAMLGRIVAESGAARQITNVLIGWFGIKNIRWGLALAGFIIGIPLFYNAGFIIVVPLIFTIAASAGLPILTVAVPMLSALSVAHGYLPPHPSPSAIAGQLNADLGKTLLYGIIVAIPAIVIAGPIFGKTLGRFQPKTDRELFNIREVPTTDLPGVGISFFVALLPVVLLTLLGPLKTALPEGSAVRSFVALMAEPYIGMLVSVLVAVYALGLRQNASGQRSTMKAVMKDLEEAIKAASPILLVIAGAGALKQIFNDSGTSLYIGEQLAGVEMSPLLLGWGMAAVIRVCVGSATVAGLTTVGIILPLIQSQHVNPELMVLAIGSGSLMLSHINDAGFWLFKEYFNLSINDTLRTWTVMETLVSIIGLLGVMALSLVV; from the coding sequence ATGCCTCTTTTGCTGACCTTCGCCGGTATTCTGACGCTGATCTTCCTCATTGCCTATGTCAAACTGGATACGTTTATCTCGTTCATCATCGTATCGGTTGGGATAGGGCTGGCGTCGGGGATGGAGGTAACCGCCGTGGGCAAAGCCATTCAAACGGGCATTGGCGGTACACTAGGTGATCTGGTGCTGATCATTGGATTTGGCGCAATGCTGGGCCGTATCGTGGCCGAAAGTGGGGCCGCCCGGCAGATTACCAATGTACTCATCGGTTGGTTCGGCATTAAAAACATTCGCTGGGGACTGGCGCTGGCGGGCTTTATCATTGGTATTCCGCTCTTCTACAATGCCGGCTTTATCATCGTAGTGCCCCTCATTTTTACCATTGCGGCCTCGGCCGGGCTGCCCATCCTGACGGTAGCCGTTCCCATGCTGTCGGCGCTGTCGGTGGCCCACGGATACTTGCCGCCACACCCGTCGCCATCGGCCATTGCCGGTCAGCTCAATGCTGATCTGGGAAAGACGCTGCTCTATGGCATCATTGTGGCTATCCCGGCTATCGTGATTGCCGGCCCTATTTTTGGAAAGACACTCGGGCGTTTTCAACCCAAAACCGATCGGGAGCTGTTCAACATCCGTGAGGTACCCACCACTGATCTGCCGGGGGTAGGCATCAGCTTTTTCGTGGCTTTGTTGCCGGTCGTACTGCTTACGCTGCTTGGTCCCCTTAAAACGGCCCTGCCCGAAGGGTCGGCCGTTCGGAGCTTCGTGGCGCTCATGGCCGAACCCTATATCGGCATGTTGGTATCGGTGCTGGTAGCCGTCTACGCGCTGGGACTTCGGCAAAATGCGTCGGGCCAGCGTTCGACAATGAAGGCCGTTATGAAGGACCTCGAAGAAGCGATCAAAGCCGCGTCGCCCATTCTGCTGGTCATTGCCGGGGCGGGGGCCCTTAAACAGATTTTCAATGACTCCGGCACAAGCCTGTACATTGGCGAACAACTGGCGGGCGTCGAGATGTCACCCCTGCTGCTGGGTTGGGGAATGGCCGCCGTAATCCGCGTTTGCGTAGGCTCGGCTACCGTAGCAGGTCTGACAACGGTTGGGATTATTCTGCCGCTGATTCAGTCGCAGCACGTCAACCCGGAACTGATGGTGCTGGCCATTGGCTCGGGCAGCCTGATGCTGTCGCACATCAACGATGCCGGTTTCTGGCTGTTCAAGGAGTATTTCAACCTCAGCATCAATGATACGCTCCGCACCTGGACGGTGATGGAAACGCTCGTGTCGATCATCGGATTGCTGGGCGTAATGGCGCTGAGCCTGGTGGTTTAA
- a CDS encoding SusC/RagA family TonB-linked outer membrane protein — translation MRTDSTKKVGSQTRAATPATSWLRANRYYVTFILLLVCSAGVFAQTKVTGRVTDAQGGALPGVSILIKGTTQGTVTTAEGDYTLNVAKANQTLVFSYIGYLGQEVPVNGRSTINVTLASDDKMLSEVIVVGYGEQKKETVTGSVATVKGTELIKSPATNLSNSIAGRMPGVIATNASGEPGYDGSAIRIRGSNTLGNNDALIVIDGVPARAGGIDRLNPADIESISVLKDASAAIYGSRAANGVILVTTKRGKTGKPDLSYSFNQGFAQPTVIPEMSSAAQYAQLNNEINVYNLPSQYWRDASAAFASTGSYTRPDNGAIAKAAFTPDDIKKFQDGSDPWGHPNTDWFGAALKNWSPQSRHTLQLVGGSENVKYLASANYQNQDGYYKNSATGYKQYDFRLNLDAKVNKYVNTVVGVVGRQENRFFPTVGAGSIFRMLMRGYPNKPAFWPNGKPAPDIENGQQPVLVTTDATGYDKDTRYYLQSNASVTVTNPWIEGLKFTGSVALDKYIQQGKRWETPWFVYSWDYTSYDANKEPILQRVQKGPSQAQLNQYTNDQFNSLLSGILSYDRVIGGNHGITLLAGVTKESSNSNGFSAFRKYFNSTAIDQLFAGGSAEKNANTTAAWQRARMSYFGRAGYNFKEKYLAEFLWRYDGSYMFPAATRWGFFPGVTAGWRISEEDFFKKSLPSVSSLKLRASWGQLGNDQVYFNGSLREYDYLPTYAYGDVVNSNWGYVTNGQVSQTLYENGVPNTSLTWEVANNADIGLEGSLLNGKVFFEFDVFQNKRSNILWRKSASIPQTTGMTLPATNIGKVTNKGYEFRVGYNGQAGDLKYSVSVNGGYAKNAITFWDETPGAPEWQRSTGKPIPSNVNDPNQQNGTLLYQYDGIFTSQADIDGNKLDYSGVGASLLRPGDMKLKDINGDGKINGDDRVRADRNNQPRFQGGFNGSIRYKNFDFSVLVQASTGGQIFLQTESGTIGNFLKWSYDHRWTVDNPSSVDPRIVDRSNQYFSNGTSYWLKSTDYVRLKNVELGYTLPGVIANKVGLNNLRIYVNGLNLATYAPAMKGLFDPESTSGSAQYYPQARIINTGVSVGF, via the coding sequence ATGCGAACAGATTCTACAAAGAAGGTTGGCAGCCAAACCAGAGCCGCCACACCAGCAACGAGTTGGTTGCGGGCGAATCGCTACTACGTGACTTTTATCCTGCTGCTGGTTTGTTCAGCCGGGGTATTCGCTCAAACGAAGGTCACCGGTCGCGTAACCGACGCCCAGGGCGGGGCCTTACCGGGGGTGAGCATTCTCATTAAAGGCACCACACAGGGAACCGTTACGACGGCCGAGGGCGACTACACGCTGAACGTGGCGAAGGCGAATCAAACGCTGGTATTCTCGTACATCGGTTACCTGGGTCAGGAAGTACCGGTTAATGGACGGAGTACTATTAATGTTACCCTGGCCTCCGACGACAAAATGCTGAGCGAGGTCATCGTGGTGGGGTACGGTGAGCAAAAGAAAGAAACCGTAACGGGTTCGGTGGCTACGGTAAAAGGGACGGAACTGATCAAATCCCCTGCCACCAACCTCTCGAATTCGATTGCGGGCCGGATGCCGGGCGTAATTGCAACCAACGCCAGCGGTGAGCCTGGCTACGATGGATCGGCGATCCGGATTCGTGGGTCAAACACGCTGGGGAACAATGACGCCCTCATCGTTATCGACGGGGTACCGGCACGGGCCGGGGGTATTGACCGCCTGAACCCCGCCGACATCGAGAGTATCTCGGTCCTGAAAGATGCGTCGGCGGCTATTTACGGATCGCGCGCGGCCAACGGCGTTATTCTGGTGACGACCAAGCGGGGTAAAACCGGCAAGCCAGACCTGTCGTACAGCTTCAACCAGGGCTTTGCCCAGCCAACGGTTATCCCCGAGATGTCGTCGGCCGCCCAGTATGCCCAGTTGAACAACGAAATTAACGTCTACAACCTGCCTTCGCAGTATTGGAGAGATGCTTCGGCAGCGTTCGCGTCGACCGGTTCCTACACGCGGCCCGACAATGGGGCCATTGCCAAAGCGGCCTTCACGCCCGATGACATCAAGAAGTTTCAGGATGGTTCGGATCCCTGGGGTCACCCCAACACCGACTGGTTCGGGGCAGCGCTGAAAAACTGGTCGCCCCAGTCGCGGCATACGCTGCAACTGGTGGGTGGTTCGGAAAACGTCAAATACCTGGCGTCGGCAAACTACCAGAATCAGGACGGTTACTACAAAAATTCGGCAACGGGCTACAAGCAGTACGACTTCCGCCTGAACCTGGATGCCAAAGTCAACAAGTACGTAAACACGGTTGTTGGCGTAGTGGGCCGGCAGGAAAATCGCTTTTTCCCAACGGTTGGTGCCGGTTCCATTTTCCGGATGCTAATGCGGGGTTATCCCAACAAGCCAGCGTTCTGGCCTAACGGCAAGCCTGCACCGGATATCGAAAACGGCCAGCAGCCCGTTCTGGTAACGACCGACGCTACGGGTTACGACAAGGATACCCGCTACTACCTGCAGAGCAACGCCAGCGTGACGGTAACCAACCCCTGGATCGAAGGGCTGAAGTTTACGGGTAGTGTCGCCCTGGATAAATACATCCAGCAGGGCAAGCGGTGGGAGACCCCCTGGTTCGTGTACAGCTGGGATTATACGTCCTACGATGCCAACAAGGAGCCAATCCTGCAGCGGGTTCAAAAGGGACCGTCGCAGGCGCAGCTGAACCAGTACACCAATGATCAGTTCAACTCCCTGCTTTCGGGTATTCTGTCCTACGACCGCGTCATCGGTGGTAACCACGGTATCACCTTGCTGGCTGGTGTCACCAAAGAATCGTCTAACTCGAACGGCTTCTCGGCTTTCCGTAAGTACTTCAACTCGACGGCCATCGACCAGCTGTTTGCGGGGGGAAGCGCCGAGAAGAACGCCAATACCACGGCCGCCTGGCAACGCGCCCGGATGAGCTACTTCGGTCGGGCGGGCTACAATTTCAAGGAGAAATACCTCGCTGAGTTCCTGTGGCGCTACGATGGTTCGTACATGTTCCCGGCCGCTACGCGCTGGGGCTTCTTCCCCGGGGTAACCGCCGGCTGGCGCATTTCGGAAGAAGACTTCTTCAAGAAGAGCCTGCCATCGGTAAGCTCATTGAAACTGCGGGCCTCCTGGGGTCAGCTGGGTAATGACCAGGTTTACTTCAACGGTTCGCTGCGGGAGTACGATTACCTGCCTACCTACGCTTACGGCGACGTCGTGAACTCGAACTGGGGCTACGTAACCAACGGCCAGGTATCGCAGACGCTGTATGAGAACGGCGTACCCAACACCAGCCTGACCTGGGAGGTAGCCAATAACGCCGACATCGGTCTGGAAGGGTCGCTGCTGAACGGTAAGGTCTTCTTCGAATTCGATGTGTTTCAGAACAAGCGGTCGAACATCCTGTGGCGCAAAAGTGCTTCCATCCCCCAAACGACGGGTATGACCCTGCCAGCGACCAACATCGGTAAAGTAACCAACAAGGGTTACGAGTTCCGGGTGGGCTACAATGGCCAGGCGGGTGACCTCAAATACAGCGTCAGCGTAAATGGTGGTTATGCCAAGAACGCCATTACGTTCTGGGACGAAACGCCGGGTGCGCCCGAGTGGCAGCGGTCGACGGGCAAGCCTATTCCAAGCAACGTCAACGACCCAAACCAGCAGAACGGTACGCTCCTGTATCAGTATGACGGTATTTTCACCTCACAGGCTGATATTGATGGTAACAAGCTGGACTACAGTGGTGTAGGTGCCAGCCTGCTGCGCCCCGGCGACATGAAGCTGAAGGACATCAACGGCGATGGTAAAATCAACGGCGACGACCGCGTGCGGGCCGACCGTAACAACCAGCCTCGTTTTCAGGGTGGCTTCAACGGATCGATTCGGTACAAAAACTTTGACTTCAGCGTGCTGGTGCAGGCATCGACTGGTGGGCAGATCTTCCTGCAAACGGAATCGGGTACCATTGGTAACTTCCTCAAGTGGAGCTACGATCACCGCTGGACGGTGGACAACCCAAGTTCGGTTGACCCCCGGATTGTTGACCGCAGCAACCAGTACTTCTCCAACGGAACGAGCTACTGGCTCAAAAGCACTGACTACGTACGTCTGAAGAACGTTGAGCTGGGCTACACCCTGCCCGGCGTTATCGCCAACAAAGTTGGTTTGAACAACCTGCGCATCTACGTGAATGGATTGAACCTGGCTACCTACGCACCAGCCATGAAGGGCCTGTTCGATCCTGAGTCGACCAGCGGTAGCGCGCAGTACTACCCACAGGCGCGGATTATTAACACAGGGGTATCTGTTGGTTTCTAA
- a CDS encoding VCBS repeat-containing protein — protein sequence MCCFSMSCREKSATANEAATASTPPLFTLLSPDQTGVTFANNLIEGLNTNVLMYEYFYNGGGVAIGDLNGDGLDDIYFSGNMVPNQLYINKGNLTFTDVTATAGVAGREGPWKTGVTMADVNGDGRLDLYLAHSGSVRPENRIPELLINDGPDASGIPHFTNQTAQYGLDKPAQTTQVVFFDYDRDGDLDMFQLNHNPRLLPILDVAATSALLKQPNAEIGVRLYRNTKNKFEDVTERSGLSSSVLTYGLGVGVADLNADGWPDLYVSNDYGVPDYLYINEQNGRFRDALKTSVGHTSNFSMGNAVADVNNDARPDIMTLDMLPEDNRRQKLLLAPDNYEKYALSVESGFHHQNMRNMLQVNNGDGTYREVGQLAGISNTDWSWSPLFADYDNDGWKDLYVTNGYVRDYTNQDFLKYMADFMQNRPTNPQREDILELVHRMPSSNVANYAFRNRGAQSGEVAFENSSQAWGLTQVSNSTGAAYADLDNDGDLDLVTNNTNQSAFVYRNDSDRKHHYLALKLTGNGGNTQGVGAKVMLYRKGNQQYAEQMPTQGYQSSVSPRLHFGLGADPVIDSLRVVWPTGKQQLLTNVKADQLLTLRESDARSTYRYSRTVPTLFHETKSPLAYTHPKITTNDFKRQTLLVNALSFSGPCMTKADINGDGREDVFVGGGSGQPGGIYLQQASGQFSSVPQPAFAADKASEDADAVFFDANADGFPDLYVCSGGYGDFLPDDPRLQDRLYLNDGKGQFTKSLNALPAMRTSTSCVRVADANGDGKPDLFVGGRVIPGRYPETPRSYLLINTSAAGGDQPTFADQTAQLAPMLAQIGMVTDAAWADLNGDRKAELIVVGEWMPITVLSGGGKNAPFTDQTMAFLGKEQRGWWNKLLVDDLNGDGRPDLVVGNQGLNSQCRASDSEPAELFYKDFDKNGKIDPILCLYVQGKSYPHATRDELLDQVGMLRQRFTNYDTYSNATLTDVFTADELSDAKKLTANQFRSTAFMSDKAGKLTEMPLPMAAQIAPIFTVTALDYDRDGHKDLLLCGNTTQARLRFGRSDANSGLLLRGNGRGEFAAVPPAQAGFRLTGDVRSVLPVGTTLLIGTNQQPIRAYQPTGK from the coding sequence ATGTGCTGTTTTTCAATGAGTTGCCGGGAGAAGTCCGCTACTGCCAACGAAGCCGCCACCGCCAGTACCCCCCCACTATTTACCCTGCTCTCGCCCGATCAGACCGGCGTTACGTTCGCTAACAACCTGATCGAAGGTCTCAATACGAACGTTTTGATGTATGAGTATTTCTACAATGGCGGGGGTGTTGCCATTGGTGATCTTAACGGCGACGGGCTGGATGATATTTATTTCAGCGGCAACATGGTGCCCAATCAGCTCTACATCAACAAAGGCAACCTGACGTTTACCGACGTCACTGCCACCGCTGGCGTTGCCGGACGTGAAGGTCCCTGGAAGACCGGCGTAACCATGGCCGATGTGAACGGCGATGGCCGGCTGGACTTGTATCTCGCCCACTCGGGTAGCGTCCGCCCCGAAAATCGCATTCCTGAACTGCTCATCAACGACGGCCCCGACGCCAGCGGTATTCCGCATTTCACCAACCAGACCGCCCAGTATGGACTCGACAAGCCCGCTCAGACCACGCAGGTCGTTTTCTTTGACTACGACCGGGACGGGGATCTGGACATGTTCCAGCTCAACCACAATCCCCGGCTGTTGCCTATTCTGGACGTAGCCGCTACCTCGGCGCTACTCAAACAGCCAAACGCCGAAATCGGTGTTCGGTTGTACCGCAACACGAAGAACAAATTTGAGGACGTAACCGAACGCTCGGGGTTAAGCAGCTCCGTCCTGACCTACGGACTGGGTGTGGGCGTTGCCGATCTTAATGCCGACGGCTGGCCCGACCTCTACGTATCGAATGATTACGGGGTGCCCGACTACCTCTACATCAACGAGCAGAACGGCCGCTTCCGGGATGCGCTCAAAACCAGCGTGGGCCATACCTCTAACTTCTCGATGGGCAATGCAGTAGCCGACGTGAACAACGACGCCCGTCCCGACATTATGACGCTCGACATGCTGCCCGAAGACAACCGGCGGCAGAAGCTGTTGCTGGCTCCCGACAACTACGAAAAATATGCCCTCAGCGTGGAGTCGGGGTTCCACCACCAGAACATGCGGAATATGCTGCAGGTGAACAACGGCGACGGTACGTATCGCGAAGTGGGCCAGCTGGCAGGAATCTCTAATACGGACTGGAGCTGGTCTCCGCTCTTCGCCGATTATGACAATGACGGCTGGAAAGATCTGTATGTGACCAATGGCTACGTACGGGACTATACGAACCAGGATTTTCTGAAGTACATGGCCGACTTCATGCAGAACCGGCCCACCAACCCCCAGCGGGAAGATATTCTGGAACTGGTACATCGCATGCCCTCGTCCAACGTAGCGAATTATGCCTTCCGGAACCGGGGGGCGCAGTCAGGGGAGGTTGCCTTTGAAAACAGCAGCCAGGCCTGGGGGCTGACACAGGTATCGAACAGCACCGGCGCGGCCTATGCCGATCTCGACAACGACGGCGACCTGGATCTGGTCACTAACAATACCAACCAGTCTGCTTTTGTGTACCGGAACGACAGCGACAGAAAACACCACTACCTCGCGCTGAAGCTTACCGGCAACGGCGGTAACACACAGGGCGTGGGGGCAAAAGTAATGCTCTATCGCAAAGGAAATCAGCAGTATGCCGAACAGATGCCCACGCAGGGATACCAGTCGAGTGTGTCGCCCCGGCTGCATTTCGGGTTAGGTGCCGACCCCGTTATTGACTCCCTGCGGGTGGTGTGGCCAACCGGTAAGCAGCAGCTGCTGACGAATGTAAAAGCCGATCAGCTACTCACCCTGCGCGAAAGCGATGCCCGCTCAACGTATCGCTATTCTCGAACAGTGCCGACCCTCTTTCACGAAACGAAGTCGCCTTTGGCCTATACACACCCTAAAATCACGACCAACGATTTCAAGCGACAAACGTTGCTGGTCAATGCATTGTCGTTCAGTGGACCGTGCATGACCAAAGCCGATATTAACGGCGACGGGCGCGAGGATGTGTTCGTTGGGGGCGGCAGCGGCCAGCCGGGTGGTATATACCTTCAGCAGGCATCCGGCCAGTTCAGTTCTGTTCCGCAGCCCGCTTTCGCAGCCGACAAGGCCAGCGAAGATGCTGATGCCGTCTTTTTCGACGCCAACGCCGACGGCTTCCCGGATCTTTACGTTTGCAGTGGCGGCTACGGTGATTTTCTGCCCGACGATCCGCGGTTGCAGGACCGGCTGTATCTTAACGATGGCAAGGGGCAGTTCACAAAAAGCCTCAATGCCCTGCCCGCCATGCGAACGAGCACGAGCTGCGTGCGCGTAGCTGATGCGAACGGCGACGGCAAGCCCGACCTGTTTGTGGGTGGACGGGTAATTCCCGGCCGCTATCCCGAAACACCCCGTAGCTACCTGCTGATCAATACCTCTGCCGCGGGTGGTGACCAGCCGACGTTTGCCGATCAGACGGCGCAGCTGGCGCCCATGCTGGCGCAGATTGGTATGGTGACCGATGCCGCCTGGGCTGATTTGAACGGCGACCGGAAAGCCGAACTGATTGTAGTGGGGGAGTGGATGCCCATTACGGTACTGAGTGGCGGAGGGAAAAATGCTCCGTTCACCGATCAGACGATGGCCTTTCTGGGCAAAGAACAGCGTGGGTGGTGGAACAAGCTGCTGGTCGATGACCTGAACGGTGACGGCCGACCTGATCTGGTGGTCGGAAATCAGGGTCTGAACAGCCAGTGCCGCGCCAGCGACAGTGAGCCGGCGGAACTATTCTACAAGGATTTTGACAAAAATGGGAAGATCGACCCGATCCTGTGTCTGTATGTGCAGGGGAAAAGCTATCCCCACGCCACCCGCGACGAACTCCTCGACCAGGTCGGGATGCTCCGCCAGCGCTTCACTAACTACGACACCTACAGCAATGCCACCCTCACCGACGTATTTACGGCTGACGAGTTAAGCGATGCCAAAAAGTTGACTGCCAATCAGTTTCGTTCAACGGCATTCATGAGTGACAAAGCCGGCAAACTAACGGAAATGCCCCTGCCAATGGCGGCCCAGATTGCGCCTATCTTTACGGTAACCGCGCTGGACTACGACCGTGACGGTCATAAAGATTTACTGCTTTGTGGTAATACCACCCAGGCTCGGCTCCGCTTTGGCCGCTCCGACGCCAACAGCGGCCTGCTGCTGCGGGGCAACGGAAGGGGTGAATTCGCGGCAGTGCCACCCGCCCAGGCCGGATTTAGGCTGACGGGCGATGTTCGGTCGGTGTTGCCAGTGGGCACTACGCTGTTGATCGGTACCAACCAGCAACCCATCCGGGCGTATCAGCCAACGGGAAAATAA
- a CDS encoding RagB/SusD family nutrient uptake outer membrane protein, whose product MNYILKCLSFGLVIGLTTAACNSDFLDTKPLDKVSGDAVWSDQALSEAFVTDVYNGLRDGILDQMNFDCQTDNALYSFGKQDVNEANISPSNLGTVKSTMEWGTVYARIRAANIALANLAKPKFDNTSGIADRMKGEMYFMRAYLYNQLVRYHGGVPLIKSPYTLDNPDFTIPRNTYEECVNSIVSDLDSAAILLKGKTLASGRATQGAAMALKARVLLYAASDLHDIPTAKQKSTVIASFAKPELLGYVSGDRTARWQKAKDAAKAVMDLNKYGYKLNLSAPVSAAEGQQNYINMYLSRNGGEADGIFLKYYIRASADDWGSWYPRNNMPNGYHGWTSSQPTQQLVDGYEMMDGTKFDWKNPAHAASPYENRDPRFYASILYDGAQWKPRTPDGAGIDPAGQIQMGEYEVGSAASPSKFSGLDTRNSSIENWNGTWTGYAIRKFMDPDPTLVDQNIRQEVPSIQIRFTEVVLNYAEACMALGQEAEAKEWINKVRYRVGMPAITESGAALVARYQNERNIEMLFEEQRFYDVRRWMIAPVALGSQAKIIVITGKLKPGKSVTTYKYSKDNYSYSYNVQDLGTGKENRKWADKAYFLPISRDEINRNSKLVQNPGY is encoded by the coding sequence ATGAACTATATACTTAAGTGCCTGTCGTTCGGTCTTGTAATTGGATTGACGACGGCAGCCTGCAACAGTGATTTTCTGGATACCAAGCCACTCGACAAAGTATCCGGCGACGCCGTCTGGTCGGACCAGGCCTTGTCCGAAGCGTTCGTCACCGACGTATACAACGGTCTTCGCGATGGTATTCTGGACCAGATGAATTTTGATTGCCAGACGGATAATGCCCTGTACAGCTTTGGTAAGCAGGATGTGAACGAGGCCAACATCAGTCCCTCGAACCTGGGTACTGTCAAAAGCACGATGGAGTGGGGTACGGTATACGCCCGAATCCGGGCTGCCAACATCGCTTTGGCGAACCTGGCCAAGCCTAAGTTCGACAATACGAGCGGTATTGCCGACCGGATGAAAGGGGAGATGTACTTCATGCGGGCTTATTTGTACAACCAGCTGGTGCGCTACCACGGTGGTGTGCCGCTGATCAAATCACCCTACACGCTGGACAACCCGGATTTCACCATTCCCCGCAACACTTACGAGGAATGTGTGAACTCAATCGTGAGCGACCTCGACTCGGCGGCTATCCTGCTGAAAGGTAAAACACTGGCCAGTGGCCGGGCTACCCAGGGCGCAGCTATGGCGCTTAAAGCCCGCGTACTGTTGTACGCAGCCAGCGACCTACACGACATCCCGACGGCCAAGCAGAAGTCGACTGTCATTGCCAGCTTCGCCAAGCCGGAACTGCTCGGCTACGTGAGTGGCGACCGTACTGCCCGCTGGCAGAAGGCGAAAGATGCGGCTAAAGCGGTGATGGATCTGAACAAGTATGGCTACAAGCTGAATCTGTCGGCTCCCGTTTCAGCCGCTGAAGGTCAGCAGAACTACATCAACATGTATCTGTCGCGCAACGGGGGCGAAGCGGATGGTATCTTCCTGAAGTACTACATCCGCGCATCGGCTGACGACTGGGGTTCCTGGTACCCCCGGAACAACATGCCGAACGGCTACCACGGCTGGACATCGAGCCAACCTACTCAGCAGCTGGTCGATGGCTACGAAATGATGGACGGAACGAAGTTTGACTGGAAGAACCCTGCGCATGCGGCTTCTCCCTACGAAAATCGGGACCCTCGTTTCTACGCATCTATCCTGTATGACGGTGCGCAGTGGAAGCCCCGTACACCGGACGGAGCCGGTATTGACCCCGCCGGTCAGATTCAGATGGGCGAGTATGAAGTAGGTAGTGCAGCCAGCCCCAGCAAATTCTCAGGCCTGGACACCCGCAACAGCTCGATCGAGAACTGGAACGGTACCTGGACGGGCTATGCCATCCGGAAGTTCATGGACCCGGACCCAACCCTGGTCGACCAGAATATTCGTCAGGAAGTGCCGTCGATTCAGATTCGGTTTACGGAGGTGGTCCTCAACTACGCCGAAGCCTGCATGGCCCTAGGGCAGGAGGCTGAAGCCAAAGAGTGGATCAACAAGGTTCGGTACCGGGTTGGTATGCCCGCGATCACCGAAAGCGGTGCTGCCCTGGTGGCCCGTTACCAGAACGAGCGGAACATTGAAATGCTGTTCGAAGAGCAGCGCTTCTACGATGTCCGTCGCTGGATGATTGCTCCGGTGGCTCTAGGCAGTCAGGCCAAAATCATCGTCATAACGGGCAAGCTGAAACCGGGTAAGTCGGTAACGACCTACAAATACAGCAAGGATAATTATAGCTACAGTTATAACGTCCAGGACCTGGGTACCGGTAAAGAAAACCGGAAGTGGGCCGATAAGGCGTACTTCCTGCCGATCAGCCGGGACGAGATTAACCGGAACAGTAAACTGGTGCAGAACCCCGGCTATTAA
- a CDS encoding McrC family protein, producing MAALISIVENGLIGSSLSFPEPVEGICVVPDATFQALRQLAFDIDGADGLLTVQVQKKREVIRVRNYVGVLPLATGEQLEILPKTLADTNARLVLLTMLRHMPTSPFRQLDRGRTGAARLPLWDVFVSAFLDTVETLVQQGMQRAYVPVEANERFWKGTFQATRQQRENAQHAERLAVRYDALTADIPANRILKTTLRYLQRQPLCAANRQRLTQLVWAADDVPESPSIKEDWLAVRRMSRLFLRYESALRWAEALLAGQAFGVQKGQRASLSLLFPMERVFEAYVAHGIRTYWPDTDRVTVQESSAHLVDEHAGTPKFKLRPDIIIRQRERTIVMDTKWKQLTGHTVADARTGSTYGIDQADLYQLYAYGKKYGADELFLLYPANETFRKPLPVFDYDTTTRLHVVPFDPAKPLADEVEKLVRYALSS from the coding sequence ATGGCTGCATTGATTTCCATCGTTGAAAACGGACTGATCGGTAGTAGTCTGTCGTTTCCGGAGCCGGTCGAGGGAATTTGTGTCGTTCCCGATGCGACATTTCAGGCGCTGCGCCAACTGGCGTTCGACATCGACGGGGCGGACGGTTTGCTCACGGTACAGGTCCAAAAAAAACGCGAGGTTATCCGCGTTCGGAACTATGTTGGTGTGCTGCCCCTCGCCACCGGCGAACAGCTTGAAATTCTCCCGAAAACGCTGGCAGATACTAATGCCCGTCTGGTGTTGCTGACGATGCTGCGGCACATGCCCACCAGCCCTTTTCGGCAACTCGACCGGGGCCGGACCGGGGCTGCCCGCTTACCGCTTTGGGATGTGTTCGTCAGTGCGTTTCTGGATACCGTGGAAACCCTGGTTCAGCAGGGTATGCAGCGCGCCTATGTGCCCGTCGAAGCCAACGAGCGGTTCTGGAAAGGGACATTTCAGGCCACCCGGCAGCAGCGCGAAAACGCCCAGCATGCCGAGCGGCTGGCAGTGCGCTACGATGCGCTGACCGCCGACATTCCCGCCAACCGGATTCTGAAAACGACGCTTCGCTACCTGCAGCGCCAGCCCCTCTGCGCAGCCAACCGCCAGCGCCTGACGCAGTTGGTGTGGGCCGCGGACGACGTACCGGAATCCCCGTCGATCAAGGAGGACTGGCTGGCCGTCCGGCGGATGAGCCGGCTGTTTCTCCGCTACGAATCGGCTTTGCGCTGGGCCGAAGCCCTGCTGGCGGGGCAGGCATTTGGCGTCCAGAAAGGCCAGCGCGCCAGCCTGTCGCTGCTGTTTCCGATGGAGCGGGTCTTCGAGGCTTACGTAGCCCACGGTATCCGAACCTACTGGCCCGATACCGACCGGGTGACGGTACAGGAATCATCCGCCCATCTGGTCGACGAGCACGCGGGTACCCCTAAATTCAAACTGCGTCCCGACATTATTATCCGGCAGAGGGAACGTACCATCGTTATGGATACCAAGTGGAAGCAGCTAACGGGCCATACCGTAGCCGACGCCCGGACGGGGAGCACCTACGGCATCGATCAGGCGGATCTGTACCAACTCTACGCCTATGGCAAGAAGTACGGCGCCGATGAATTGTTTCTGCTCTATCCCGCCAACGAAACCTTCCGGAAACCGCTGCCGGTCTTCGATTACGATACCACTACGCGGTTGCACGTGGTGCCCTTCGACCCGGCAAAGCCACTGGCCGATGAAGTAGAAAAGCTCGTCCGCTACGCTTTGTCTTCCTAA